GTAATATCGCCCTTCAAGATGGCAATGACACAAGTGAATATAATATGTCCAACTCCGCCGGGGTCCTTAAGTTTACATACGCATCTGGTACACCCCATACCGAAGCTACCGAAGGGACAATCGAATTCGCATACGCCGCTAATTTTCAAGCCCCCATCACAGCTGAAGGTGGCATTAAAATCAGCAACAAAGGAGACGAAAACGCTCCCGCCGGGACGGTCAGTGGGGACATAGAGGTGGTTGGTGAAGTCTTTGCCAAGAGTTTTCATGTGGTAGATTTCGTTGGCAATCAACTAAGCAATTTCTTTTCGGATGGCAGTTCATCGCAGGAAGGAAAGGCTACCTTTAAAAGTGGCATAAAAATGACGAGGGGAAGTCTTGAATTCCCTGATGGAACAAAACAAACAACTGCGGGAGGAGGAGACAACAAGGGTGACATGACGGTCAAGGGTGAGATTCTTGCCAAAAGCTTTCACGTGGTCAGCTTTGATAGTTCGGGAAACGTTACCGATACTCTCACCAGTTTCAATTCAGATGGCACTTCACTGCACAAGGGGAAGGAGACCTTTAAGGAGGACGTCGTAATCTTTGGTTCCTTATCTGTCCAGGGCTTCATAGAAAAAACCGGTGGAGGTTTCAAAATTGACCATCCGATTGATCCCGCCAACAAATATCTCAATCACGCCTACGTTGAAAGTCCGGACATGATGAATGTCTACAACGGTAATGTTATCCTGAATCCTGATGGTGAAGCGATTGTGGAACTGCCCGAGTGGTTCGAAGCCCTCAACAAAGATTTTCGTTATCAACTCACTTGCATCGGTGGCTTTGCTCCAGTATTTTTCGCTGAAGAGATCTCAAACAACCGCTTCAAGATTGCAGGTGGCAAGTCTGGGATGAAGGTTTCATGGCAGGTAACCGGCATTCGCAAGGACGCTTAAGCAGAGCAGAATCGAATGCAAGTGGAAGTAGAGAAACCAGACCACGAACGTGGCAAATATCTGTATCCAAAGACTTATGGTATGCCGGAAACAAAAGGGATAAACCCTAAACTAATAATCGAAAATAAATAGAGGCAAGCTAATAGCTATTGGCTGTTGGCATTTTTTAAAAAATTAAAAGATGCAAAAGTGATTATTTATCAGTTAAATAGTGATCAAAAAATTAGTAACAATCAGTTCTCATCAGCAAGCTAAAGGCCAATAGCTAAAAGCTATGGTTGAGTGCAAGATAAAAATAGATAAATAATCTTAAAGAGTGGGTAAATGACAAGTTCATTTGCAAAAAAAGAGTCTCCTTCAGCATGGTATGGCGTTGATATGGCTCGACGCCGGAGTGAATGGGTGACTGATATTACTTCGGATGAAGTGACTGAGCTGGAAGTAGCAGCTAAAAATCTCCTTTTATCTGAGAGAGATATTGCTCAAATTGCAGCAAAAGATTTTAATCTACCGATTCTCGGTAAAAAGCTGTTAACTTTGCGTGAAAATTTATTACAGGGCAGGGGCTTTGCTGTACTTCGTGGATTACCCGTTCATGGTTACAGTGAACGACTATCAGCAACCATGTTTTACGGCATTGGCTGTCATATTGGGCATCCTCGCTCTCAGAATAGGGAGGGCCATGTATTAGGCCATGTCCGTGATTTAGGTGTTAAGGGGTCTGATCCCAACGTACGAATTTATCAAACCAATGAGCGTCAAACATTTCATACCGACTCAGCCGATGTTGTTGGACTTTTATGTTTGAAAACGGCCAGGTCGGGAGGTCAATCACTGCTGGTGAGCGCTTCGACGATTTTTAATGAGATGCAGTCGAGGCGTCCGGATTTACTGGAATTGTTATTACAACCTATAGCAACCGACAGGAGAGGGGAAGTTCCTGATGAGGAAAAGCCATATATGCTGATTCCTGTCTTTAGTGACTATAAAGGTTATCTAACCATATTCTATCAACGACAATATATAGAGTCGGCTCAGCGCTTTGAAGATGCTCCCCGACTGACAGAACAGCACATAGAAGCCCTTAATCTGTTCGACGAACTGGCCAATGACCCGATGAACCATTTTTCGATGAATCTTGAGCCGGGAGATATACAATTCGTTCACAATCATTCTCTTTTGCACGATCGAACCGGCTTTGTCGATTGGGAAGAGGATGCCGAGAAACGTCATTTATTGCGTCTTTGGTTATCAGTCCCTGGCGATCGTCCATTACCGGAAATTTTTGTTTCCCGGTTTGGCAGTGTTACCATAGGTGACAGAGGCGGAATTATTGTTGCGGGCAATAAATTAAATATTTCCTGATCAATTTCGTCACTGAACCGATGATCTTCGGTGTTTAGGTAAAAACAATTTTTTAGTGGGTTAGCGGAAATTGAAAAGCATTTGGGAGTGTTTTGGCAAGGCAAAAGGAACTTCCGGTATATTTTGAGGCCGGTTACTGGGGAGATGGCAGTTGCAAATAAAAGAAATGTGAGCCGTTGCGCGTGAATCTTTGTTCGGAAATGTTGAATTTTTTGTTAGGCCAGTCCAATTGCATATTAGAAATATAATCACAGATGCCGTTACGTGTTTTAAAAAAGTTGTGGAAGATGCATATGTATCTGTGAAAATTGAACTGGAAGGTAAAATTGCCAGCAGTGAAATTTCCATTGAATATGCCGATAAGTTCTATTGGCGTTTAGTTTGGCAAAAATTAAGTAATAAAATGGATTAGGAATATGGCTATAAAGAAAGAGATTGAAAAAATAATAAAAGAATTTCGTGAAGTCAAAGTGGGCAAACGCAAATCCTTTACCCTTGCCAATAGCAGATCCTTTACCCTGGACAATAGCAGATCCTTTACCCTTGCCAATAGCAGACCCTTTACCCTGGACAATAGCAAATCCTTTACCCTTGCCAAAAGCAAATCCTTTACCCTTGCCAAAAGCCAGGAAAAACCGATCTATAAAATCCCCGAGCCAAAAAAGATGGCAAACGTTAAAATAAAACTTGATTTTAAGATACGTAAATTGCCGCCCCATTCTGTGCATATTTATGTGGAGGATTATGGTAGAGGTGAAAACGGAGAAGTGCAATTAAGTCCGGAAATAGAAGACGAAAAAGAACTTGATAACTATATTGATTTTCTTATTGCGGAATTGTTGCAAGTGCGAGACGAGGGGAGAAGAAAGTTTCGACAGGCAAAAAATTAGTCTGTGTGTCAAGTATATAATCACCCACCTTTATTTATTCTTACCAACGCCAAAAACCCTCGACAAATCAAAAT
This genomic interval from candidate division KSB1 bacterium contains the following:
- a CDS encoding TauD/TfdA family dioxygenase, translating into MTSSFAKKESPSAWYGVDMARRRSEWVTDITSDEVTELEVAAKNLLLSERDIAQIAAKDFNLPILGKKLLTLRENLLQGRGFAVLRGLPVHGYSERLSATMFYGIGCHIGHPRSQNREGHVLGHVRDLGVKGSDPNVRIYQTNERQTFHTDSADVVGLLCLKTARSGGQSLLVSASTIFNEMQSRRPDLLELLLQPIATDRRGEVPDEEKPYMLIPVFSDYKGYLTIFYQRQYIESAQRFEDAPRLTEQHIEALNLFDELANDPMNHFSMNLEPGDIQFVHNHSLLHDRTGFVDWEEDAEKRHLLRLWLSVPGDRPLPEIFVSRFGSVTIGDRGGIIVAGNKLNIS